Proteins from a single region of Candidatus Methylomirabilis sp.:
- the atpF gene encoding F0F1 ATP synthase subunit B translates to MTKDRIRLIAVTACFFLGLALLVAFPAWAAEEAHGGEQPGIINLNKTLILQVVNFLILIAVLYKFLFKPLTQFLATRADGIKRSLEEAKAAREAAAQTQKEYEAQILATRREAAAMRESAIREVEEERQRLLKVSREEAARLVTEAKAQIEQEVKRAKAELRAEVVDLSLGVAERVIARSLTTDDHRRLAEQVVAEIGSGR, encoded by the coding sequence ATGACGAAGGATCGCATCCGGCTTATCGCGGTGACGGCCTGCTTTTTCCTTGGGTTGGCGCTTCTCGTGGCCTTCCCTGCATGGGCCGCCGAGGAAGCCCATGGGGGAGAGCAGCCCGGGATCATCAACCTGAATAAGACATTGATCCTTCAGGTTGTGAACTTTCTCATTTTGATTGCCGTGCTGTACAAGTTCCTGTTCAAGCCGCTCACCCAGTTTCTCGCGACGCGGGCCGATGGCATCAAGCGTTCCCTGGAGGAGGCGAAGGCAGCCAGAGAGGCCGCGGCCCAGACCCAGAAGGAGTACGAAGCACAGATTCTCGCGACCCGGCGGGAGGCCGCCGCCATGCGGGAGTCGGCGATCCGTGAGGTCGAGGAGGAGCGGCAGCGACTGCTCAAGGTCTCGCGTGAGGAGGCCGCCCGTCTCGTGACCGAGGCCAAGGCGCAGATCGAGCAGGAGGTCAAAAGGGCGAAGGCCGAGCTTCGCGCGGAGGTAGTCGATCTCTCGCTTGGGGTCGCGGAGCGCGTCATCGCCCGCAGTCTTACCACCGATGATCATCGCCGTCTGGCGGAGCAGGTGGTGGCCGAGATTGGGAGCGGACGGTGA
- a CDS encoding F0F1 ATP synthase subunit epsilon, which yields MAEQQSQTFMLEVVTPQRLIISEEIEELMAPGQEGYFGVWPGHTPFMTTLKIGELSYTRGRKERFLAVNWGYAEVRPDKVIVLVESAERPEEIDLARAEQAKVRAEERLRQFGDEAIDHARAQAALERALARMAVAAKGRQS from the coding sequence ATGGCAGAGCAACAGAGTCAGACTTTTATGCTTGAGGTGGTGACGCCTCAGCGGCTGATCATCAGCGAAGAGATCGAGGAACTGATGGCCCCCGGCCAGGAGGGGTATTTCGGCGTCTGGCCCGGCCACACCCCGTTTATGACGACGCTGAAGATCGGGGAGCTGTCCTATACGCGGGGGCGGAAGGAGCGGTTTCTGGCCGTCAACTGGGGGTATGCCGAGGTCCGCCCCGACAAGGTGATCGTCCTGGTGGAGTCGGCGGAGCGGCCGGAGGAGATCGACCTGGCCAGGGCCGAACAGGCCAAGGTGCGGGCTGAAGAGCGGTTGCGCCAGTTTGGGGATGAAGCCATCGATCATGCCAGGGCCCAGGCCGCCCTTGAGCGGGCACTTGCCAGAATGGCAGTTGCCGCCAAGGGGAGACAATCGTAA
- a CDS encoding HepT-like ribonuclease domain-containing protein, which yields MRNRLIHGYDIVDLDLLWDTVETDLQSLIAQLEAVFKESQ from the coding sequence ATGCGCAACCGCCTTATCCACGGATATGACATAGTGGACCTTGACCTACTTTGGGATACGGTTGAGACAGACCTTCAGTCGCTAATAGCTCAGTTGGAAGCTGTCTTTAAGGAATCGCAATAA
- the atpG gene encoding ATP synthase F1 subunit gamma: protein MATLRDIKRRITSVKSTQQITKAMKLVAAAKLRRAQERILEARPYAFKMQEVLASLALRADPQYHPLLCRRETGKKIIVVIAADKGLCGGFNSNIMRRSLELLRTTPGETTVTLVVVGRKTRDFYRRRPYAIRSEQIGFFDRLAYDHAAALGRELANAYVAEEADEIQLVYNEFKSVATQRVVVERLLPIEPLQAPEELATIDFIYEPSPKAILEGLLPKHVEVQVYRALMESLAGEYGARMTAMDAASKNASEMIDLLTLQFNKARQERITKELLEVVGGAEALRAAKG, encoded by the coding sequence ATGGCGACATTACGCGATATTAAGCGGCGCATTACATCAGTCAAAAGCACCCAGCAGATCACCAAGGCGATGAAGTTGGTGGCGGCAGCCAAGCTGCGCCGCGCCCAGGAGCGTATCCTGGAGGCCCGCCCCTATGCCTTCAAGATGCAGGAGGTACTGGCTAGCCTCGCCTTGAGAGCCGATCCTCAGTATCATCCGCTGCTGTGCCGACGCGAAACCGGTAAAAAGATTATCGTGGTTATCGCCGCCGACAAGGGACTCTGTGGCGGGTTCAATAGCAATATCATGCGCCGGTCGTTGGAGTTGCTCCGCACAACACCCGGCGAAACGACCGTCACGCTGGTCGTCGTCGGGCGCAAGACGCGTGATTTCTATCGGCGCCGCCCCTATGCGATCCGGTCGGAACAGATCGGCTTTTTCGATCGGTTGGCGTATGACCATGCGGCCGCGTTGGGCCGAGAGTTGGCGAATGCCTACGTGGCCGAGGAGGCGGACGAGATCCAGTTGGTCTATAATGAGTTTAAGTCGGTCGCGACGCAGCGGGTCGTGGTGGAGCGACTGCTGCCCATCGAGCCGTTGCAAGCCCCTGAGGAGCTGGCCACCATCGACTTCATTTATGAGCCGTCGCCGAAGGCGATCCTGGAGGGGCTGCTGCCTAAACATGTTGAGGTGCAGGTGTACAGGGCGCTCATGGAATCGTTGGCCGGTGAGTACGGCGCCCGGATGACCGCTATGGATGCGGCGAGCAAGAACGCCTCAGAGATGATCGACCTGCTGACGCTGCAGTTCAACAAGGCGCGGCAGGAACGAATCACCAAGGAGCTGCTCGAAGTTGTCGGTGGGGCCGAGGCGTTGCGGGCGGCTAAGGGATAG
- a CDS encoding BrnT family toxin, with product MRFEWDRDKANRNHKKHGVTFDEAVTVFYDPLSATFDDPDHSVGERRLITIGFSAQGRLIAVCHTERGPAVRIISARPATVRERKRHET from the coding sequence ATGCGATTTGAGTGGGATCGTGATAAGGCAAACCGGAACCATAAAAAACACGGGGTCACATTTGACGAGGCAGTTACCGTATTCTACGACCCGTTGTCTGCGACATTTGATGATCCCGATCACTCGGTTGGTGAACGGAGGCTCATTACTATCGGGTTCTCCGCTCAGGGCCGACTCATAGCAGTATGTCATACTGAGCGCGGACCAGCGGTGCGAATCATCAGTGCCCGTCCAGCTACGGTACGAGAGAGGAAGCGTCATGAGACATAA
- a CDS encoding RidA family protein: MSREVVSTELAPKAIGPYEQGIKFNGFLFTSGQIALDPATGKMIEGDVSAQTRQVLENLKAVLEAGASSLDRVVKATVYLTDLSSFAQMNEVYAEYLGKVKPARSTVGVATLPRGAIVEIDLVATTL, encoded by the coding sequence ATGTCGCGTGAAGTCGTGAGCACCGAGCTGGCCCCGAAGGCTATTGGGCCTTATGAGCAAGGGATTAAGTTCAACGGGTTCCTCTTCACCTCCGGTCAGATCGCGCTCGATCCGGCCACCGGGAAGATGATCGAGGGCGACGTGTCGGCCCAGACGCGCCAAGTCCTGGAAAACCTGAAGGCCGTCCTCGAGGCCGGGGCAAGCTCCCTCGACCGAGTCGTCAAGGCCACCGTGTATCTCACCGACCTGAGCAGTTTCGCCCAGATGAACGAGGTCTATGCCGAATACCTGGGCAAGGTTAAGCCCGCTCGCTCGACGGTCGGTGTGGCTACCCTGCCGCGCGGCGCCATCGTCGAAATCGACTTGGTGGCGACGACGCTGTAG
- the atpD gene encoding F0F1 ATP synthase subunit beta codes for MNAGRIVQVIGPVVDVEFDPGKLPAIHNALEVKAQQTKDIFSYSERLIVEVAQHLGESRIRAIALSSTDGLVRGMEVVDTGAPITIPVGRAALGRIMNVIGEPVDKQGPIDAKTHYPIHRPAPAFDEQATKVEILETGIKVVDLLEPYTKGGKTGLFGGAGVGKTVVIMELIRNIAMEHGGLSVFAGVGERTREGNDLWLEMKESGVIEKTALIYGQMTEPPGSRLRVALTGLTVAEYFRDEEKQDVLLFVDNIFRFTQAGSEVSALLGRMPSAVGYQPTLGTEMGELQERITSTKTGSITSVQAIYVPADDITDPAPAAAFAHLDATTVLSRQLTELGIYPAVDPLASTSRILDPRVVGEEHYAVARSIQKILQRYKDLQDIIAILGMDELSEDDKLVVARARKVQRFLSQPFFVAEQFTGQPGRYVKLKDSIQGFKELIEGKADDLPEQAFYMVGTLDEAREKAEKLAGHK; via the coding sequence ATGAACGCAGGGAGGATCGTGCAGGTCATCGGACCTGTCGTCGATGTCGAGTTTGACCCGGGCAAACTACCGGCCATTCACAACGCCCTCGAGGTCAAGGCCCAGCAGACCAAGGATATCTTTTCCTACAGTGAACGGCTGATTGTGGAGGTGGCCCAACACCTGGGAGAGAGCCGGATTCGAGCCATCGCCCTCTCCTCCACCGACGGGCTTGTCCGGGGGATGGAGGTCGTTGACACCGGCGCGCCGATCACCATTCCCGTGGGCCGGGCTGCGCTCGGTCGGATCATGAACGTGATCGGGGAGCCGGTGGATAAGCAGGGGCCGATAGACGCCAAGACGCACTACCCGATCCACCGCCCCGCCCCAGCCTTCGACGAACAGGCGACCAAGGTCGAGATCCTGGAGACCGGCATCAAGGTCGTCGATCTGCTGGAACCGTATACCAAGGGCGGCAAGACCGGCCTCTTCGGCGGCGCCGGGGTCGGCAAGACCGTCGTCATTATGGAGCTGATCCGCAACATCGCCATGGAGCATGGCGGCCTCTCGGTCTTTGCGGGGGTGGGCGAGCGAACCCGCGAGGGAAACGACCTGTGGCTGGAGATGAAGGAGTCGGGGGTTATTGAGAAGACCGCGCTCATCTATGGTCAGATGACCGAGCCGCCTGGGTCGCGGCTGCGAGTAGCGCTGACCGGGCTGACCGTCGCCGAATACTTCAGGGACGAGGAGAAGCAGGACGTCCTGCTGTTCGTCGACAACATTTTCCGTTTTACGCAGGCCGGCTCAGAGGTTTCGGCGCTGCTCGGCCGGATGCCCTCGGCTGTCGGCTACCAACCGACGCTGGGGACAGAGATGGGCGAGCTGCAGGAGCGGATCACCTCGACCAAGACCGGCTCCATTACCTCGGTCCAGGCCATCTACGTACCGGCCGACGACATTACCGACCCGGCCCCGGCCGCAGCCTTTGCCCACCTGGACGCGACGACGGTCCTTTCCCGGCAGCTTACCGAGCTGGGGATCTATCCTGCGGTCGATCCACTGGCCTCCACCTCCCGAATTCTCGACCCCCGTGTCGTGGGTGAAGAGCACTACGCGGTGGCCAGGTCGATCCAGAAGATCCTGCAGCGCTACAAGGACCTCCAGGATATCATTGCCATCCTGGGGATGGACGAGCTGTCCGAGGACGATAAGTTGGTGGTGGCGCGCGCGAGAAAGGTTCAGCGATTCCTCTCCCAACCCTTCTTCGTGGCGGAGCAGTTCACGGGTCAGCCCGGCCGCTACGTCAAGCTGAAGGACTCCATCCAGGGATTCAAGGAGCTGATCGAGGGGAAGGCGGACGATCTGCCGGAGCAGGCCTTCTACATGGTTGGGACCCTCGACGAGGCCCGGGAGAAGGCCGAAAAGCTCGCGGGCCACAAGTAA
- a CDS encoding nucleotidyltransferase family protein — MRAKINIPKDKLAEFCRRHQIHRLALFGSVLRDDFATDSDVDVLVEFEPGARIGLIGLAGIENELSRLIGRKVDMNTAGCLSPYFREEVLHEAEVAFEQA; from the coding sequence GTGCGCGCGAAAATCAATATCCCGAAAGATAAACTCGCGGAGTTTTGTCGGCGCCATCAGATTCACAGGCTGGCGCTGTTCGGCTCGGTGTTGCGAGATGATTTTGCGACCGATAGCGACGTGGACGTGCTGGTGGAGTTTGAGCCGGGAGCGCGCATCGGATTGATCGGTCTGGCAGGAATAGAGAACGAATTGAGTCGCCTAATTGGACGAAAAGTGGACATGAATACAGCCGGATGTCTCAGCCCCTATTTCCGAGAAGAAGTGCTTCACGAAGCGGAGGTTGCCTTTGAGCAGGCATGA
- the atpA gene encoding F0F1 ATP synthase subunit alpha: MAQIKAEEITEIIKQQLAGYEALVDVAEVGTVIEAGDGIARIYGLEKAMAGELLEFPHDVFGMVLNLEEDNVGAVLLGEAEAIKEGDLVKRTGRIASVPVGEALVGRVVNALGLPIDGKGPIDAKELRPIERLAPGVVDRRPVKEALQTGIKAIDAMIPIGRGQRELIIGDRQTGKTAVAIDAIINQKGKDVFCVYVAVGQKRSTVAQVVKTLEEAGAMAYTTVVAATASELAPLQYIAPYAGCAIGEYFRDSGRHSLCVYDDLSKHAQAYRQLSLLLRRPPGREAYPGDVFYLHSRLLERGAKLNDDLGGGSLTALPIIETQLGDVSAYIPTNVISITDGQIYLETDLFFAGIRPAINVGLSVSRVGGSAQIKAMRQVAGKLRLDLAQYREMAAFAQFGSELDKATQAQLNRGARMVEVLKQGQYVPLEVERQILIIYAGTAGHLDELPVDTVLQFEGVLHKSVEGRYPSIFQEIREKRELSDALRAQMDQAITECKAEFLAARKAA, encoded by the coding sequence ATGGCGCAGATCAAAGCGGAAGAGATCACCGAAATTATCAAGCAGCAACTGGCCGGGTACGAGGCGCTCGTTGATGTCGCGGAGGTCGGCACCGTCATCGAGGCGGGCGACGGGATTGCTCGCATCTACGGCCTGGAAAAGGCCATGGCCGGCGAACTCCTGGAGTTTCCGCACGACGTCTTCGGCATGGTGCTGAACCTTGAGGAGGACAACGTCGGCGCGGTCCTGTTGGGCGAGGCGGAAGCGATCAAAGAGGGTGATCTGGTCAAGCGGACGGGCCGGATCGCCTCGGTGCCGGTGGGCGAGGCGCTGGTGGGGAGGGTGGTGAACGCTCTGGGCCTGCCGATCGACGGCAAGGGACCGATCGACGCCAAAGAGCTTCGGCCCATTGAGCGGTTGGCCCCCGGGGTGGTGGACCGCCGACCGGTTAAGGAGGCGCTTCAGACCGGTATCAAGGCCATCGATGCGATGATCCCGATCGGTCGGGGACAGCGCGAGTTGATCATCGGCGACCGGCAGACCGGCAAGACGGCGGTCGCGATTGACGCCATCATCAACCAGAAGGGTAAAGACGTCTTCTGTGTCTACGTGGCTGTCGGTCAGAAGCGGTCTACCGTCGCCCAGGTGGTCAAGACGCTGGAAGAGGCCGGGGCTATGGCCTACACCACGGTTGTTGCGGCTACTGCCTCCGAACTGGCGCCGCTTCAGTATATCGCCCCCTATGCCGGCTGCGCGATAGGCGAGTATTTCCGCGACTCTGGGCGTCACTCCCTGTGCGTCTACGACGACCTGTCCAAGCATGCCCAGGCCTATCGCCAGCTCTCGCTGCTGCTGCGTCGGCCGCCCGGCCGCGAGGCCTATCCGGGCGATGTCTTCTACCTGCACTCGCGCCTTCTGGAGCGGGGGGCCAAGCTGAATGACGATCTGGGCGGAGGGTCGCTGACCGCGCTCCCAATCATCGAGACCCAGCTTGGCGACGTTTCGGCCTACATCCCGACCAACGTGATCTCGATCACCGACGGCCAGATCTATCTGGAAACCGATCTGTTCTTCGCCGGTATCCGGCCGGCCATCAACGTCGGCCTGTCGGTCTCCCGAGTCGGCGGCTCGGCCCAGATCAAGGCGATGCGGCAGGTGGCCGGTAAGCTCCGGTTGGACCTGGCGCAGTATCGGGAGATGGCCGCGTTCGCCCAATTTGGGAGCGAACTGGACAAGGCCACCCAGGCTCAGCTCAATCGGGGCGCGCGAATGGTCGAGGTGCTGAAACAGGGGCAGTATGTGCCCCTCGAGGTCGAACGACAGATCCTCATTATCTATGCGGGAACGGCCGGCCACCTGGACGAGCTTCCGGTTGACACGGTCTTGCAATTTGAGGGGGTGTTGCACAAATCCGTCGAGGGGCGGTATCCAAGCATCTTTCAGGAGATCAGGGAAAAGCGCGAACTCAGCGATGCCCTCCGCGCCCAGATGGACCAGGCGATTACCGAGTGCAAGGCCGAGTTTCTGGCGGCTCGAAAGGCGGCCTAA
- a CDS encoding ATP synthase subunit I, with protein MNEREQFVRGTLVGALGLVAAGLVGFGLFGKWDWALGLATGALVSLFSFRLIVQTVVRLTERQAPRSRGQQYWWVRSILRLFGVAVIVFFVIVYLPVNLIGMALGLLAVQLGMGGYFVVRSSFLHSSNTGLEDQKP; from the coding sequence ATGAACGAGCGGGAGCAGTTCGTCCGAGGTACGCTGGTTGGCGCGCTTGGCCTCGTCGCGGCCGGGCTCGTCGGTTTTGGGCTGTTCGGGAAGTGGGATTGGGCCTTGGGCCTTGCCACCGGCGCGCTCGTCAGCCTGTTCAGCTTCAGACTCATTGTCCAAACCGTGGTCCGTCTCACCGAGCGCCAGGCGCCTCGGTCGCGTGGTCAACAGTACTGGTGGGTCCGATCTATTCTTAGGCTCTTCGGAGTCGCCGTCATCGTCTTCTTCGTGATCGTTTACCTGCCTGTGAATCTGATCGGGATGGCGCTCGGCCTGCTGGCGGTTCAACTTGGGATGGGCGGATATTTCGTCGTTCGTTCGTCGTTTTTGCACAGTAGCAATACCGGATTGGAGGATCAGAAGCCATGA
- the atpH gene encoding ATP synthase F1 subunit delta yields the protein MRASGLARRYAKALADVAAEQQLLETVGSDLRAVVETMKRTREVATFFASPAIPLSDKRRILHTIAEGVGVKPLTAKFLNLILEKRRLPHLGEIALAYEELTDERLGRGKATVTSAIPLSEPIIHGLQERLRMATGKEIYLEARVDPSIVGGFVAQIGSTIYDGSVRTQLKKVREHLLKSEYR from the coding sequence GTGAGAGCCAGCGGTCTCGCCAGAAGGTACGCCAAGGCGCTGGCAGACGTTGCGGCCGAGCAGCAACTGCTGGAGACGGTCGGATCTGACCTTCGCGCGGTTGTAGAGACGATGAAACGAACTCGCGAGGTGGCGACCTTCTTTGCGAGTCCCGCCATCCCACTGAGCGATAAACGGCGCATCCTGCACACGATTGCGGAAGGGGTGGGGGTGAAGCCGCTTACCGCCAAATTTCTGAATCTGATCCTGGAGAAACGGCGGCTCCCGCACCTCGGAGAGATTGCCCTCGCCTATGAGGAACTGACCGATGAGCGGCTGGGTCGCGGAAAAGCCACAGTGACCTCAGCGATCCCGCTGTCCGAGCCGATCATTCACGGGCTCCAGGAGCGCCTCCGGATGGCGACGGGAAAAGAGATCTATCTGGAGGCTCGAGTCGACCCCTCCATCGTGGGCGGGTTTGTTGCGCAAATTGGCAGCACCATCTACGATGGGTCCGTCAGGACACAACTGAAAAAGGTGCGCGAACACCTGCTGAAGAGCGAGTATCGCTGA
- the aroF gene encoding 3-deoxy-7-phosphoheptulonate synthase, with product MIIVMKTGAHESQIQDIIRRIEALGYQAHIIQGTQRTVIGAVGDERGKDRLQSLEVMPGVETVVPILQPFKLASREVKGGKSIIKVGDLEIGGPAVVVMAGPCSVESEAQMLQTAQSVKAAGAKVLRGGAFKPRTSPYAFQGLAEEGLKYLDVARAATGLKIVTEVVNPMDVELVAAYADILQIGARNVQNFALLKRAGEVGKPVLLKRGMATTIKEFLMAAEYILSEGNYDVILCERGIRTFETSTRFTLDLSAIPVLGKLTHLPLFVDPSHGTGQWDYVAPMAKAAVACGADGLIIEVHPNPAEAQSDGLQSLKPQKFQKLMDELRPVAEAVGRRL from the coding sequence ATGATTATCGTCATGAAAACGGGTGCCCACGAGAGCCAGATCCAAGACATCATTCGGCGGATCGAGGCGCTCGGATATCAGGCCCATATCATTCAGGGGACACAGCGGACGGTTATCGGGGCCGTGGGGGATGAGCGTGGTAAGGATCGTCTGCAGTCGCTGGAGGTAATGCCTGGAGTGGAGACCGTAGTCCCGATCCTCCAGCCGTTCAAGCTGGCCAGCCGAGAGGTCAAGGGCGGCAAGAGTATTATCAAGGTGGGTGACCTGGAGATCGGCGGACCGGCTGTCGTGGTTATGGCCGGCCCATGCTCAGTCGAAAGCGAGGCGCAAATGCTGCAGACCGCCCAGTCAGTCAAGGCGGCTGGAGCAAAGGTGCTTCGCGGAGGAGCCTTCAAGCCGCGCACCTCGCCCTATGCCTTTCAAGGTCTGGCCGAAGAGGGGCTCAAGTACCTGGATGTCGCGAGGGCGGCAACCGGCCTGAAGATCGTGACTGAGGTCGTAAACCCGATGGATGTCGAATTGGTGGCGGCGTATGCCGACATCCTGCAGATCGGCGCTCGAAACGTCCAGAATTTCGCTCTGCTGAAGCGGGCCGGCGAGGTCGGCAAGCCGGTCCTGCTCAAACGGGGGATGGCAACCACCATCAAGGAGTTCCTGATGGCGGCCGAATATATTCTGTCGGAGGGGAACTACGACGTGATCCTCTGCGAGCGGGGGATTCGGACCTTCGAGACCAGCACCCGCTTCACTCTCGACCTGAGCGCGATCCCGGTCCTCGGCAAGCTGACTCACCTGCCGCTGTTTGTGGATCCCAGTCACGGTACCGGCCAATGGGACTACGTAGCGCCGATGGCAAAGGCCGCGGTCGCCTGCGGAGCCGACGGGCTCATCATCGAAGTCCATCCAAACCCTGCGGAAGCCCAATCGGATGGCCTGCAGTCGCTGAAACCCCAGAAGTTCCAAAAGCTCATGGACGAATTACGCCCCGTCGCCGAGGCCGTCGGCCGCCGGTTGTAG